The Pseudomonas sp. G2-4 genome window below encodes:
- the rpe gene encoding ribulose-phosphate 3-epimerase: protein MQPFAIAPSILSADFARLGEEVDNVLAAGADIVHFDVMDNHYVPNLTIGPMVCAALRKYGITAPIDAHLMVSPVDRIVGDFIEAGATYITFHPEATLHVDRSLQLIREGGCKAGLVFNPATPLDVLKYVMDKVDMILLMSVNPGFGGQKFIPGTLDKLREARALIDASGRDIRLEIDGGVNVGNIREIAAAGADTFVAGSAIFNAPDYKEVIEKMRAELALARP, encoded by the coding sequence ATGCAGCCCTTCGCTATTGCTCCGTCGATTCTCTCCGCTGACTTCGCCCGTCTGGGCGAGGAAGTGGACAACGTTCTGGCCGCCGGGGCCGACATCGTGCACTTCGATGTCATGGACAATCACTACGTACCCAACCTGACCATCGGCCCGATGGTCTGCGCGGCGTTGCGCAAGTACGGCATCACCGCACCAATCGACGCACACCTGATGGTCAGCCCGGTGGACCGCATCGTCGGCGACTTCATCGAGGCCGGTGCCACCTACATCACCTTCCACCCCGAAGCCACGCTGCACGTCGACCGCTCCCTGCAGTTGATCCGCGAGGGCGGTTGCAAGGCTGGCCTGGTGTTCAACCCGGCAACGCCCTTGGACGTGCTCAAGTACGTGATGGACAAGGTCGACATGATCTTGCTGATGAGCGTCAACCCAGGCTTCGGCGGGCAGAAGTTCATCCCCGGCACCCTCGACAAGCTGCGCGAAGCCCGTGCGCTGATCGATGCCTCGGGGCGTGACATCCGCCTGGAAATCGACGGCGGCGTGAACGTGGGCAACATTCGCGAAATCGCTGCCGCTGGCGCCGATACCTTTGTCGCAGGCTCGGCGATCTTCAATGCACCGGACTACAAAGAGGTGATTGAAAAGATGCGCGCTGAACTGGCCTTGGCGCGCCCATGA
- a CDS encoding iron-containing alcohol dehydrogenase, whose product MSLSSFKIAHKLITGAAAIEQLAAELTRLDVDNPLIVTDAALVMSGTVELALQHLGGRDYEIFDRVMPDPEIAIVKDCMQAYRDGGHDGLIGLGGGSAIDIAKCVGAYAGYHGELEDLFGVDQVPRKGPPLIAIPTTAGTGSEVTNVAILSDKAAQLKKGIVSDYLLPDVALVSPQMTLTCPRGVTASSGVDALVHAIEAYLSLHASPITDALAIGAIKLITPALPKAYANPAHLQAREDMATASLMAGMAFGNAGVGAVHALAYPLGGRFHVSHGVANALLLPYVMAWNKMACVERMRDIAEAMGIKTGRLSDLEAADAAVQAMVALCAAVEIPQGLSSLGVTEEVIPSMAMEAAGIERLMRNNPRKLSAGDIEKIYRAAY is encoded by the coding sequence ATGAGTCTTTCCTCATTCAAGATCGCCCACAAACTGATCACCGGTGCTGCTGCCATCGAGCAACTGGCGGCCGAGTTGACACGGCTGGACGTCGACAACCCGCTGATCGTCACCGACGCGGCGCTGGTCATGTCCGGCACCGTCGAGCTGGCCCTGCAACATCTGGGCGGGCGCGACTACGAGATTTTCGACCGGGTCATGCCGGACCCGGAAATCGCCATCGTCAAGGACTGCATGCAGGCCTACCGCGACGGTGGTCATGATGGCTTGATCGGCCTGGGTGGCGGCAGTGCCATCGACATCGCCAAGTGCGTGGGGGCCTACGCCGGTTATCACGGCGAGTTGGAAGATCTGTTCGGTGTCGACCAGGTGCCGCGCAAAGGCCCGCCGTTGATTGCCATCCCCACCACGGCCGGTACGGGCTCGGAAGTCACCAACGTGGCGATCCTCTCCGACAAGGCCGCACAGCTGAAAAAAGGCATCGTCAGCGATTATCTGTTGCCGGACGTGGCGCTGGTCAGCCCGCAAATGACCCTCACATGCCCTCGCGGCGTAACGGCTTCCAGTGGTGTCGACGCGCTGGTGCATGCCATCGAGGCCTACCTGTCGCTCCATGCCTCGCCGATCACCGATGCACTGGCCATCGGTGCAATCAAGTTGATCACCCCCGCACTGCCCAAGGCCTACGCCAACCCCGCCCACCTGCAAGCCCGTGAAGACATGGCCACCGCCAGCCTGATGGCCGGCATGGCGTTTGGCAATGCCGGGGTGGGGGCGGTGCATGCGCTGGCCTATCCGTTGGGCGGGCGTTTTCACGTGTCCCATGGGGTCGCCAACGCCTTGTTGCTGCCGTATGTCATGGCGTGGAACAAGATGGCCTGTGTCGAGCGCATGCGTGATATCGCCGAAGCAATGGGCATCAAGACCGGTCGCCTGAGTGATCTTGAAGCTGCCGACGCGGCGGTACAGGCCATGGTGGCGTTGTGTGCCGCCGTGGAAATTCCTCAAGGCCTGAGCAGTCTGGGCGTAACCGAGGAGGTGATCCCTTCCATGGCCATGGAAGCGGCGGGGATCGAGCGGTTGATGCGCAACAACCCGCGCAAACTGAGCGCCGGCGATATCGAGAAGATCTACCGCGCAGCGTATTGA
- a CDS encoding ABC transporter permease has product MAIAVPLNAGTSPTLKQRLKRAERVNRWKAQALIAPLVLFLLLVFLVPIVALLFKSVNNPEVVGAMPRTVAAVSMWDGRGLPGEPVYKAASEDLAEARKNQTLGDLSKRLNMELAGYRSLLTKTARALPFATEPASYKEALESLDERWGDPAYWQVIRRNTSNVTPYYLLAAVDHRIDDLGELAPATPDQAIYLDIFTRTFWMGLVITAICLVLAYPLAYLLANLPSRQSNLLMILVLLPFWTSILVRVAAWIVLLQSGGLINSGLMAIGIIDKPLELVFNRTGVYISMVHILLPFMILPIYSVMKGISPTYMRAAISLGCHPFASFWRVYFPQTYAGVGAGCLLVFILAIGYYITPALLGSPNDQMVSYFVAFYTNTSINWGMATALGGLLLLATIVLYLIYNWLVGASRLRLS; this is encoded by the coding sequence ATGGCCATCGCCGTTCCACTGAACGCGGGCACCAGCCCCACCCTGAAGCAACGGCTCAAGCGTGCCGAGCGGGTCAACCGCTGGAAGGCCCAGGCCTTGATCGCGCCGCTGGTGCTGTTTCTGTTGCTGGTGTTTCTGGTGCCGATCGTTGCGCTGTTGTTCAAAAGCGTCAACAACCCGGAAGTAGTGGGTGCCATGCCGCGTACCGTGGCTGCCGTTTCTATGTGGGATGGCCGTGGTTTGCCGGGTGAACCGGTGTACAAGGCCGCCAGTGAAGACCTGGCCGAAGCCCGCAAGAATCAGACCCTGGGCGACTTGTCCAAGCGCCTGAACATGGAACTGGCCGGCTATCGCAGCCTGCTGACCAAGACCGCTCGTGCGCTGCCATTTGCCACTGAGCCGGCCTCTTATAAAGAAGCGCTGGAGAGCCTCGACGAGCGCTGGGGCGATCCCGCGTACTGGCAGGTCATCCGCCGCAACACCAGCAACGTCACCCCGTATTATCTGCTGGCGGCCGTCGATCACCGTATCGACGATCTGGGTGAACTGGCCCCGGCCACCCCTGACCAGGCGATTTACCTCGATATCTTCACCCGCACGTTCTGGATGGGCCTGGTGATCACCGCGATTTGCCTGGTACTGGCCTATCCGCTGGCCTACCTGTTGGCGAATCTGCCATCGCGTCAAAGCAACCTGTTGATGATCCTGGTGCTGCTGCCATTCTGGACCTCGATCCTGGTGCGCGTCGCCGCGTGGATCGTGCTGTTGCAGTCGGGTGGCCTGATCAACAGCGGCCTGATGGCCATCGGCATCATTGATAAACCCCTGGAGCTGGTGTTCAACCGCACCGGTGTCTACATCTCCATGGTCCATATCCTGCTGCCGTTCATGATCCTGCCGATCTACAGCGTCATGAAGGGCATCTCGCCCACCTACATGCGTGCGGCGATTTCCCTGGGCTGCCATCCGTTCGCGAGTTTCTGGCGGGTGTACTTCCCACAGACCTATGCCGGTGTCGGCGCCGGTTGCCTGTTGGTGTTCATCCTCGCCATCGGTTACTACATCACCCCGGCGCTGCTGGGTAGCCCGAACGATCAAATGGTCAGCTACTTCGTCGCGTTCTACACCAACACCAGTATCAACTGGGGTATGGCCACGGCGCTTGGTGGGCTGCTGTTGCTGGCGACCATCGTGCTTTATCTGATTTACAACTGGCTGGTGGGCGCCAGTCGCCTGCGCCTGAGCTAA
- a CDS encoding phosphoglycolate phosphatase, with protein sequence MSGFEQLFPGSLPRLVMFDLDGTLVDSVPDLAAAVDHMLLKLGRAPAGIDSVRQWVGNGAPMLVRRALANHIDAQGVDDAEAERALELFNEAYEGNHELTVVYPGVRSTLKWLQKQGVEMALITNKPERFVAPLLDQMKIGRYFRWIIGGDTLPQKKPDPAALFFVMKMANIPASQSLFVGDSRSDVLAAKAAGVKCVALSYGYNHGRPIAEEFPTLVIDDLRLLIPSCLDPAAEITLPDAVQSSSGNAIVVVTRKLWMKVMKALARWRWRT encoded by the coding sequence ATGAGCGGCTTCGAGCAGCTGTTCCCCGGCAGCCTGCCGCGTCTGGTGATGTTCGACCTCGATGGCACACTGGTCGACTCTGTCCCAGACCTCGCGGCGGCCGTGGATCACATGCTGCTCAAGCTCGGGCGTGCGCCTGCTGGCATCGACTCGGTGCGCCAGTGGGTTGGCAACGGCGCGCCCATGTTGGTGCGGCGGGCCTTGGCCAACCACATCGATGCCCAGGGTGTCGATGACGCCGAGGCCGAGCGGGCGCTGGAGCTGTTCAACGAAGCCTACGAGGGCAACCACGAGCTGACAGTGGTTTACCCCGGCGTGCGATCCACGCTCAAGTGGCTGCAAAAGCAAGGTGTGGAAATGGCGCTGATCACCAACAAGCCGGAACGCTTCGTCGCGCCCTTGCTGGATCAGATGAAAATTGGCCGTTATTTTCGCTGGATCATCGGCGGCGACACCTTGCCACAGAAAAAGCCTGACCCGGCGGCGCTGTTCTTCGTGATGAAAATGGCCAACATACCGGCCTCCCAATCGTTGTTCGTGGGCGACTCGCGCAGTGATGTGCTGGCGGCGAAAGCGGCCGGGGTCAAATGCGTGGCGCTGAGTTATGGCTATAACCATGGTCGCCCCATCGCCGAAGAATTCCCGACGCTGGTGATCGACGATTTGCGCCTGCTAATTCCCAGTTGCCTGGACCCGGCCGCTGAGATAACGTTGCCCGACGCTGTTCAATCCTCTTCTGGAAACGCCATCGTGGTGGTCACTCGCAAACTCTGGATGAAAGTCATGAAGGCCCTGGCCCGCTGGCGTTGGCGCACCTGA
- a CDS encoding ABC transporter permease produces MLSPYMSPVERVWFYSLRILCGLILLFLILPVLVIIPLSFNSGSFLVYPLQGFSLQWYHDFFASAEWMRALKNSIIVAPAATLLAMIFGTLAAIGLTRGDFPGKALVMALVISPMVVPVVIIGVASYLFFAPLGMGNSFLSLIVVHAVLGVPFVIITVSATLQGFNHNLVRAAASLGASPLTAFRRVTLPLIAPGVISGALFAFATSFDEVVVTLFLAGPEQATLPRQMFSGIRENLSPTIAAAATLLIAFSVILLLTLEWLRGRSEKLRTAQV; encoded by the coding sequence ATGCTGAGTCCTTACATGTCTCCCGTCGAACGGGTGTGGTTCTACAGCTTGCGCATACTCTGTGGGCTGATTCTGTTGTTCCTGATTCTGCCGGTGCTGGTGATCATTCCGCTGTCGTTCAACTCCGGCAGCTTCCTGGTGTACCCGCTGCAGGGTTTTTCGCTGCAGTGGTACCACGATTTCTTTGCCTCGGCCGAATGGATGCGGGCGTTGAAGAACAGCATCATCGTGGCCCCCGCGGCGACATTGCTGGCGATGATCTTCGGCACCCTGGCGGCCATCGGCCTGACCCGTGGCGACTTCCCGGGCAAGGCGCTGGTGATGGCCCTGGTGATTTCGCCCATGGTGGTGCCAGTGGTGATCATCGGGGTGGCCAGCTACCTGTTTTTCGCGCCGTTGGGGATGGGCAACAGTTTCCTCTCGCTGATCGTGGTCCACGCCGTACTGGGTGTGCCATTCGTCATCATCACGGTGTCGGCGACCTTGCAGGGGTTCAACCACAATCTGGTCCGGGCTGCCGCCAGTCTTGGCGCATCGCCACTGACGGCGTTTCGTCGGGTGACCTTGCCGTTGATCGCCCCAGGCGTGATCTCCGGCGCACTGTTCGCCTTCGCGACGTCGTTCGATGAAGTGGTGGTGACCCTGTTCCTGGCCGGTCCCGAGCAGGCCACCCTGCCACGGCAGATGTTCAGCGGCATCCGCGAAAACCTCAGCCCTACCATCGCTGCCGCGGCGACGTTGCTGATCGCCTTTTCGGTGATCCTGCTGCTGACCCTGGAGTGGTTGCGTGGGCGTAGTGAGAAGCTGCGCACTGCCCAAGTCTGA
- the trpE gene encoding anthranilate synthase component I, producing the protein MNREEFLRLAAAGYNRIPLACETLADFDTPLSIYLKLADQPNSYLLESVQGGEKWGRYSIIGLPCRTVLRVHDHRISVTHDGVEVESLEVEDPLAFVETFKARYNVPTIPGLPRFNGGLVGYFGYDCVRYVEKRLGACPNPDPLGVPDILLMVSDAVVVFDNLAGKMHAIVLADPSRDDAYEQGQDSLQALLEKLRQPITPRPGLDFSKQSAADPVFRSSFTQDDYERAVDTIKEYILAGDCMQVVPSQRMSIDFKAAPIDLYRALRCFNPTPYMYFFNFGDFHVVGSSPEVLVRVEDNLITVRPIAGTRPRGATEEADRALEEDLLSDDKEIAEHLMLIDLGRNDTGRVSEVGSVKLTEKMVIERYSNVMHIVSNVTGQLKAGLTAMDALRAILPAGTLSGAPKIRAMEIIDELEPVKRGVYGGAVGYFAWNGNMDTAIAIRTAVIKNGELHVQAGGGIVADSVPALEWEETLNKRRAMFRAVALAEQTPKD; encoded by the coding sequence ATGAACCGCGAAGAATTCCTGCGTCTAGCCGCTGCCGGCTACAACCGCATCCCGCTTGCCTGCGAAACCCTGGCCGACTTCGACACGCCGCTGTCGATCTACCTCAAGCTGGCCGACCAGCCCAACTCCTACTTGCTCGAATCGGTGCAGGGCGGGGAGAAGTGGGGCCGCTATTCCATCATCGGACTGCCGTGCCGCACGGTGCTGCGGGTGCATGACCATCGCATCAGCGTGACCCATGATGGCGTCGAGGTCGAAAGCCTTGAAGTCGAAGACCCTCTGGCTTTCGTCGAAACCTTCAAGGCCCGCTACAACGTGCCGACCATCCCTGGCCTGCCGCGTTTCAACGGTGGCCTGGTGGGTTATTTCGGCTACGACTGCGTGCGCTATGTGGAAAAGCGCCTGGGCGCCTGCCCGAACCCCGATCCGCTGGGCGTGCCGGACATTCTGCTGATGGTGTCCGATGCAGTCGTTGTCTTCGACAACCTGGCCGGCAAGATGCACGCCATTGTCCTGGCGGATCCGTCCCGGGACGACGCCTACGAGCAAGGGCAAGACAGCCTGCAGGCACTGTTGGAGAAACTCCGCCAGCCGATCACGCCGCGTCCCGGCCTGGATTTCAGCAAGCAGTCGGCGGCCGATCCGGTGTTCCGCTCCAGTTTTACCCAGGACGATTACGAACGGGCCGTCGATACCATCAAGGAATACATCCTGGCAGGCGACTGCATGCAGGTGGTGCCGTCGCAACGGATGTCCATCGACTTCAAGGCCGCACCCATCGACCTGTACCGGGCGCTGCGCTGCTTCAACCCGACGCCTTACATGTACTTCTTCAATTTCGGCGACTTCCATGTCGTGGGCAGTTCGCCGGAAGTGCTGGTACGGGTCGAAGACAACCTGATCACCGTGCGGCCGATCGCTGGCACTCGCCCCCGTGGCGCCACGGAGGAGGCTGACCGGGCGCTGGAAGAGGACCTGTTGTCGGATGACAAGGAAATCGCCGAGCACCTGATGCTGATCGACCTGGGCCGCAATGACACCGGGCGGGTCTCGGAAGTCGGCTCGGTGAAGCTCACCGAAAAAATGGTCATCGAGCGTTACTCCAACGTGATGCACATCGTGTCCAACGTCACCGGCCAGTTGAAGGCCGGGCTGACAGCGATGGACGCCTTGCGGGCGATCCTGCCGGCGGGGACCTTGTCCGGCGCGCCGAAGATCCGGGCGATGGAAATCATCGACGAACTGGAGCCGGTCAAGCGTGGCGTGTACGGCGGGGCCGTGGGTTACTTCGCCTGGAACGGCAACATGGACACCGCCATCGCCATCCGCACGGCCGTGATCAAGAACGGTGAGCTGCACGTGCAAGCCGGCGGCGGCATCGTCGCCGACTCGGTACCGGCATTGGAGTGGGAAGAAACCCTGAACAAGCGCCGGGCGATGTTCCGCGCCGTGGCGTTGGCCGAGCAGACCCCGAAGGACTGA